Genomic segment of Citrus sinensis cultivar Valencia sweet orange chromosome 7, DVS_A1.0, whole genome shotgun sequence:
aaataatagggggttaaatataattggccttattgatattgttgttattttaaaaaagtaatattattattaattgaaaaaaggaCCTAGAACATGCACCTATAGTGTTggaatataatgaaaataatagaatataaaatcattataaagTGTAAAAGAGTAGGAACAACTTaacctaaaattggaaataatttactaaaaagttgaaaaatcaTAACAGAAAACAGGAATTTATGAAGTAAATTTGAATCATCACCTAAGATATTGGAATACACttaaaagagtaggaatatgtgacaaaaattttttggaaataaagtgggaattaattaacaaaaagtaggaatataaaaaatgaacttgagatatctactcaaaatattagaattcaATACAAAGAGTGGgaatatagaaccaaaaaatggtggaaaaaTGAGTGGAAGAGCAGAACCTAAACTTTGGAATaacttgataaaattttaataaattccaatGAAAAGTAGAGATCTGAAAAATGAACTTAAAACATTTACAcaaatgttggaattcaataaaaagagtaggaatatatttccgtggaaaaaagagttgaaCATGTACCCAATAGTTGGaataacttataaaaaatttgatgaattcCAATGAGAAATAGAGATcttaaaaatgaacttgaaatattaacccaaaatattggaatttagtaaaaaaaaaaaggtaggaATATATAACCAAAAGTGGTGGTAATAATAGTTGAATAGGTTAACCCAAAAGTCGTAAGTATCTATCaataatatgataaattcTAACAGTGAATAagaatcttaaaaataaacttgaaacattcatataaaatattgaaattcaattaaaaaagtagGAACAGAGAAAGTAgtggaaaaaagagttgaaaaggttgatctaaaatttgaaaaaaactTATCAAGAATCTGATAAAGTCGAGTAGTAAAtaggaatttaaaaaataatcttgaaATATCCATGcaaaatgttaaaattcaattaaaatagtaGAAATATAGAATCAATAAATAGTAGGAAAAAAGGTGAAAACACTTAACCTAAAAGTTGAAATGACTTgacaaaaatttgataaattctaaTGAAAAGTAgagaaccaaaaaataaagttgagaCATTCACCCAAattttggaattcaataaaaagagttggaatataaaaccaaaagtgGTGGGAACAACAATTGAAAAGTTTAACCCAAAAACTGTAAGTACATACtgataatttgataaatttcaacaataaataggatctaaaaaatgaacttgaaatatcaacaaaaaatgttagaatttaatgaaaagagtaggaacataaaacaaaaaatgtggtgaaaaaaagagttgaagaacTTAACCTAAAATTCGGAAAGAGTTACCATGAATCTGATAAATCTAACAATAAGCgggatcaaaaaataaacttgaaatatttatgaaaaatattgaaactaaataaaaagagtagaaatatataaccaaaaaaaaggtgaaaataAGAGTTGAATACCATAACCTAAAAGTTTGAAGGACTTGACACaaatatgataaagtttaataataagtcAAGATCTAAAAACTAAACCTGAAATATCCAAGCAAAATGTTagaattcaatgaaaagagttggaatataaaaccaaaaagtgaTGAGAACAAGAGTGGAAGAAGTTAACctagaaattgaaataacttaCCAAgactttgataaatttaaacgCGAAGTAAGgatctaaaaagtaaatttaatatatttaccCAAActattggaattcaataataaGAGCAAgaatattgaacaaaaagtTGGTGGAAGAATAAGTTGGAACAACTTAGTAATAACTAGATAAAGTCTAACAGaatatagagatataaaaaataaaattgaaatatcaaCCTAGAAATTtggaatttaatgaaaaaagagTGGAAATATAGGACCAATAAATGGTGAAAAAATGAGTTGAAATAACTtaccaagaatttgataaattctaaTAGAAAGTATGGATGTAGAAATTGAACTCGAAATATCCAAACAAAAcgttggaattcaataaaaatagtagaaatatagaactaaaaagtggtggaaaaataaattggaacAATTTACTAAAAACTAGATAAAGTGTAACAGATTTTAGAGatctaaaaataaacttgaaatatccaCCTAAAAAGTTAGAAGTTATTGAAATGAGtagaaatataaaaccaaaaactagtgaaaaaaTGAGTTGGAATAACATaccaaaatttagataaatcatcaagaaaatatagaaatttgaaaaataaacttgaaacacgtattataaatattagaatgtgacaaaattaataaaaatataacctTTTTGTGacatttatagttttttttttatatttttttgtactatttgtaaatttaaaattatcacaaattttttcctcatttaattacaattttatccttttttctaattttttaaataattttttcagattaaaaacaaataaaaatataatttttattatattaatcgGTTAAAAACCGGTTGTACCGGTTGCATGCCAACGCTGTATCAGATACAGCGCTGCATGGTAGGTTGACTCCCGTGTCTTTGAATCACTATATTTTTTTCGATACAGTACAAGACACAATTCTTCTAAATTGTTTATTCATGGGCCACCTGTCTCAACAGTCCAATGCATCTCCAGAATCACATCagccaataaaaattattcttcttAAAGATCATGAAATCTCTCTCCAGGCAACTCAGCAGATCAATCACAGCTTCTGATTTGGATCCATTGAAGTGCTCCAAAATATCAAACAGTGGAAGCTGCAAAATTGGCATGTTGCAATGAGAAAACTTCGTAGAAAACACACGCACGCAATTTAAACGCAGACCACACAGACTGGAGCAGCCTCCTTGAAACTCACCCCCTCATCATGTTTCTGAAGCAAGTTTAACACGGAACTCGCTGTTGCCTCAAGTACAGTGAAACCTCCATCTGGGCAATCAACTCTTTGGCGTTTATGTGAACACAGCTCATCATCACCACAACCTACCGATAACTCTTGTACCTCGGCCTTTGTGACAGGAAGAGAAGTCATTTCTTTGTTATTGTATGCGCAGCCGAAAGTAACCATACTCTTTCCACACTCTTCAACTTCATGAGGTTCTTCAGCATGCCATGTCTCAGATGCCTTACTGGGAAGTTCATCTGTATTCCCCTTTTTTTGGCTAGGTGGAATCACTTCTGGAGAAATCCCACAGTTTTCCATAACCAGACAAGCCTTGATGTGTGCATAAGTTATCTAGCACcattaagaaaatatattcCATTATATTCTCAAGTACATGACAGGGAACAAAGCCACATAATCCAGTAAGCACACAAGATTTATGGGGCCCAAGTACAATTGTTTAAACTGTCAAATGAAGCTTACATCGTCTGGTAATTCATTTTTGATAGGCTTCAACTTGTCTTTACAGCCAACCTTTGAAATAGCTTCCTGAATAGCTGAGAATATCTCATCTGTCAGTCCAACCTCATCACAGAGTCTGGTCCAATTAATATCAAATCCTTCCGAGACAGCCTCCAAAAGATAGTCGACAACAGTTTGTTCTTTTATTGGAGCTGACCTACCAGGGTAGTTCTATGAATAAAAAGTAGAAGTTAATGTATGTTAACATTCTAATCCAAAAACATAATCATGTTAAACAGTTCAAGAATTCCTACAGCAATTTTCTGAATTGATAGACCATCTTCATGCCACATCTTCCAAGCTTCACACTTCGCTGGTGTCAATTTTGTGCGAGTGTTGACTACTACATGCAGTTTTCTCGTAAAAGCAGTATGTTCACCTACTTTGCCATCCAGGGAAAGGTTTAGCTTTTGTGATAGGTGCCTAATAGTttgaagaagatgatcccCATGTGTAATTACAAGGTGCTGCAACATTCATCAGATTCAATTAGTTttccaaaatatgaaaaagagcAGCACCAGGCAGGCAATGGGTTTCATCTCTTTTGCTGTGAAAAAGATTGTTTTGTGAAACTTATGAGAGAGAAGTAAACCTTCACAGTTCTCTAAGCTTCATGATAACTgaatgaaaacaaattttattacttcttACTTCGTAATCTACAAAGTCATTCTCAGGGATCAACAAAAGGTAGCACCAAGCATAATTACTGTTCGAGGGACTCAATATGTGAGCTTACTCCCAACCATAGATCTTTTTCTCCCTaggaattaaaagaaaagatacaGGTTAAAAAATCACGATATTTGCATAATACTTTTGGTTTGTTCACACCTCGTTATTTGTGGAAAAAATTCAGTTTCACTGTCTACTAATCTAAGTTTGAACATGAATTTATGTAGTTCAaataaagaaggaaaatgTTCAACCCATGTTGTCACATATCTCCAGTTCTTGACTGGGTTATGACAATTTTGCATCGGCAATATGCGTAGATATGACAATTTTGCATCGGCAATATGCGTAGATATCCAGCATTGCCATCCTATTTCTAGCTTTTTGAAGATATATACATGGTAGTGTCAAGacttattttacatatttaaatcaaatacaacaaaaaaatttattatccacATATCGGATTCCAAAATGGGAAAAGAGGTATAACATATGTATCAGTACCAACCTGTGATACTTACCTAGTTCCAAGCATATAAAAAGTAAGAGAACgaaacaaatattttgatataaatttgCTACTCTCTCAATTGTTAAGATATACCTGATTGACACCATCAATGTTTGCCAACCTTGCTTTGGTAGATGGCCTTGCCAATGCAATTTTTTTGATTGTTTGATCACCACATAGAGCATATCTGTGATGAGAGAATCATTTGACACCTCGTAAATGTAACACTCCACGATAATAAGAAACAAGCTTTTCATTTGTGGTGAATAAATAAACAGCTTTCTGAGATTGGTAGCCTtgcagtaaaaaaaaaaacctacgGAGCAGTTCCAGTGACTCTTGCAagcttctttctctcttccaAAAGCATATGATAGAGTTGCATGTCGGCCTGCGGTAGAGAAAGAAGCATTtgggaaaattattaaatcagCAACTACAATTTTAGCAACAATGATACAAGTGCACCTTGTGAAGGGATACTGTGAGACAAACTTTACGCAGTGCAGCCcatcaattataaattttaagtttcagTATATATTCCAGAGTCAGTTTGGGGGTTTGAAGAAAGCAGCAAAACTCCAGGAAGAAGGGAAAAGATGTTCACAATTCTCGCTGatgaaatatttcatttaaggAGTTTCTTGGCAGTTCCAATGCTGGATCATTGGAGCCCCATTTAGGATTACTTTTGAGAggtttaaaagttattttggaaagttaaaagttaattttggtgtttagtacatttttaaaaaaatcacttttagCAAAATCACCTATAGCGGATTTTGAAAAGCTAAGAAAGAGTagcatttcaaaatttgattttgagaatcaattttatatttaatacaattttatatacttcctaatatatattataaaatttcaaaattatccttattcaattaggaaataaaatcgttacatttaaagagattattattattaccggttatattgagataacacaatatctatatatatattttagatatcaataaaaataaaaaaatttattttagaaatcaattatatatacacataaagtATTATTATATACACCTATTcataacttataaataaattttattgaacattATATCTATTTAAGTCATTTGCATtcttacaatattttaaaagtgaGATTTACCAAATGCATACGACTGTTTTTAGTATTCACAGCACTTATAAAACTTCACAgctgattatttttaagtaattattttaaaagttacagcattCTCAAACTGGCCGTAAAGGAAGAATCAGAGTCACAACTGAAAATAGAAAGGGACATGGATTGCTTCAGCCATTAATGACCCAGCAAACATTCAGGAAATGAAAGATCAACATTTTGAGCAGTAAATAAgcagtttttctttttcaatatctaattttgttttattaattagctATAATTGTTGTTTCATATTGAGGGTCTCGAGCTGTACTTCGAGTGGTTTATTAGAGGGGCTATAGTGCTAAATATGTTGTTCCAGTCTTCTAGAGGTCTTGTTGACTAATACTTGAAAGCTGATGGAGGTGATGCCTTTTGGTTTCCAAATGCTCTCTTAAATGATCTGGGTGAGAAATTGTTCTGGGTGTTCTCAGGTTTACATTTTGCTGGTTCTAATTCTTAGACCTTTGTTGTCTTGATTAAAAAGcagtattaattaaaagaaaagaaaatgatagtgAATACTATGCTAGAAGAGCAAAACACTTCAAAATAGTGGGGAAAGTTATTACAATTCCAACTAACAGTGAATTATCTACCACAAAGCAAGACAATGAGAAAGTTTAGCCTAAAGTGCCATTCATATGAAGCGATCAAAttgtttgaagaagccaattCTGAGCAGGAAAATGAGTATTTTTTCAGAGACAGAAAATGAAGCTTGCAAATATTAGTATGTTAAATATGGATCTAggtaagtaaaaataaaaataaatgagaaccCATCCGAAGTACTAGAATGAGTAACAATACTTGGCTCCAGTCTTGCATCAAATTTTTCATcccaaatgatttttcaattaagaTGGCATTGTCATATTAGTCACTGCATCTCATCAAAAGACTTGAAACAAATAGTATTACTCTTCtataattctcaaaataatgaaaaatgcaAAGAATTCTTGACAATGGTGGTAAAAAATCTGGCCTCTGGTTAGGGCATGCCAGATTAGTGGAATTTCAGTTCTGACCTAAGCCCGACTTCTTACCCTCATTCTTAGAGACTCGATGCAAtgcaataataaaacaatgatcagaatagaataaaataacacTTAAAATCACAAACCTCAGAAAATCCCTCATTTTCCAAAGTAGCCGAACTCTTCAAATCCCCAACGTTGCTTGATATGGTTTCATGTTCCTCGGCATCAACCATTTCCCCATTAAATGTCAGAAGTAAAGGTGGTTGATGATCTGGTCTTGCAGAACCAAGGTATTGCTTTCCTTGTTGACTGACACTGATGCATTAAGGAACAAGATTTTGTCAATTTTTGTGCTAGGAATTATTTATATGTAGGTGTAAAAACTGTACAGAATATGAGGTTCACAACTAATGATATTAGCTGGGCATGAGAAAAAGCAATAAAGAACATAACTGCTGCCTAAAAATATTAGGTGGGCATGAGAAAAAGCAGTAAAGATATAACTGCGGCCTAAAAATTAGCAAATAACGTAATTGAAGAACATAATACCTTACAGTTCTGTATACATCTTTGATGGTCTCTGTCAGATAACCTGTATTAAGTAGCAGCTTTTAGTTTAAGACATTACTGATCTATTACATAAactgaaaagttaaaaagacAGCATATTTGCAATCAAAGTTAGAATAAACATTAAATAGATAATCAAGGGACCCCCTAGCTCTTCAGTACTCTTCACATAtatgctttttcttttgggttaatttcaatttaactcATAATAAATTGACTATCTTCAAAATAtcccaaattattataaacctCAATCTACCCCCAATTATTGTTAAGAAGATTTTTTCCTGTATACGTGCCCCCATTTGTCCTAATCTTTTGAACAGTAATTGGCGGTAAGTTGAGGTTTACACTAGTTTGGGTGATATTTTGAAGATAGCCAATTTATTAGGAGGTAAACTGAAATTAacccttttcttttcagttGAGGCCTTTTTTCTTCCAGTGGCATTTACTTCCATACCCCAACAATGAAGACATATATGCAATGTAACTTGCCCCTATCTGTGATATGGATAAGGTGTAATCACAAGGAAAACTGAAACCTATGCGCAATATGATGATGTCAACGAACTATAGCTGTCAGATTCAGCAATGGTTGTTGCTAGATACTTTATCTTAAGATACAAACCTAGGCCAACATGTCAGAAACTTACTCACTGCATTAAGCTACAATAAATAATCAGCAGTAATTCGTAAGACTTTCAATGGAAACTCAGGTATTCCATCAGGTAccataagaaattaattggtAAGCGAGTGTTTTCCACCAATTTGATGAGTGATCTTTCCCAAGTCCATGAAGCAGGAGCTTGTCAAACTGAGCATCAACTACTTTTTTTGACtgtaaaaaaagttgaaaaactATCAGCAAAAGAAGCTatgaaaaatcaagaaataacaaataataatgaatatgAACCATAACAAACTcattttttcaacttcaaaGCTGGTGCATCATAGAAAACTGCTCATGGAATCCAGAACATGATGAGGAAAATACCTTATTCTGGATGATATTTTAGTTTCGTTATTTGAGAATAAACCAGATCAGTTCTCAAATAGGATTGATTAGGACTTCTGAGTATATGGAGGGCtgtaaattacaattttctGAACTCACAATTTTACATTCTTCCTCTTCAGTGAAACTTAGAATTCCAAGTGAAATTAGTTTGTTTACAGAATTTAAGAATTTGTCCACAAGAACGATATTTTTTCCTAATCATTTCTGCCATATGAAAGCACTGTCAATGCAGTTCTGAAACTTATTGCAAACTTACTTGCCAGAAACTTTAATCCTTATGTACAAGAGCAGAGCTTTCTTGTTCGGGAATTTATCATACAGtaggaaacaaataattaattgttaagtTACCACTTGACTTCAAAGATTAAGCTATTTAAATAATGGCTGcatcaaaaatatttaagatgtAACACTCCTCTCACATGTAtgtggagaaaaaaaaatgaaaaaaagaaaaaaagaaaaaaaacaccaCAAACACAgctagttataatttttaataagggTGGGGTGATTTGCATCCTAAATGGTGCTATGAACACCTTCTTAGTTCTTACTCAAAACACCCACttgttaaatttagaaaatgaaCTTTTACACAAAACACCTTTAAAAATACCAAAACAATCCTCAGTTAAACTcccttttacttttttaaaccATGAGAATAACTTTCGTACGCAGGAATTTAATCAAGCGGAGAGAATTTGTTTGAAAATCTTGAAAATAACAGGAACTGACAAACTTCTCATAGTTTTAAAGTGGGAgaaaactaaattatttttcatacttAAACTTCCATGCTTGAAAGGCTGCAGCAGGAATGGGCATTGGAAGAAAATATGGTTGGTTTAGAAAAACTCTTTCTCCATTAAGTGTTCGGCTtactcaaaaattttaattgttttagaaaattttaaaagttcaaTGCAATCCTCTTCTATCATCTTGAGTCCAGTTTTACAAGGATATCTGTTTCTATTATGTTTGTAAAACCATTTTATGGTAATGGTTAAAACTAAATGGCAACATGAGATCAAGTTTTAGATTCATGATATtggaaatataataaaattacagtttaCGATTTAAATGGATGTAGTGAATGTGTGTTAATGgcaatatattttaagttgtTATATAAGTTTGTCCTTAATAGTGAACTAAAACTACGGGTATTTCTGTAATACaaaaatcattgaaaaaaaggaaataaaacatattttagaGGGCAAACAGCCTAACCTAATAATAACGAGAGATTCATACACAAGACCACTTGGTCAGATTCGCTCCAATGCCATTTTAGGCTACTGCTAGACTCAAAATCTTAAGCTAGTAGGTAAGGGTCTAACTATACTATTTAAACTCTACATAAACAAGAGAGCAAAAAGGCAAGAGATGGTAAATAGAAATTGTGGAAAAGTCACTTGTTTTCTATCctatttttaaggaaaaaaagataGGGATAGAATTTCAGTTTTTAGATAGAGTTTGTTTCCTTGTCTCTTGGTCTATAGTTAATTGTTCACTTTCCTACTCTTGCACGTAGTGTAGTTTAGAATCTATATATGTATTATGTAATcctattgtaaaaaataagaaaatgagataCATATTGcttcaataattttctcatggtatcagagccgcTCTTTGATTCTTGGGTTTAGTTTTCAATTctatttgaataccaatgtcAAAGAATAGCGAGCAAGAAACTTTTGAGTTATCTTTAGAGCAGTCACAACATCTACAACCATCAATCACGTTTCTAATGATAATCCATCACTTTAGATCATGTTGGAGATTTAGtcaattaattgtaaatatttaggTGTATCTttcctttattatttgatttagtCATAACAAGAAAGCATATATTAGGGAGATATTGTAGGATTAGTTTACATAATTTAGAGATTCTTTATTtagtttcctttttaattagCTTTCTAAGTGTATATATTCTGTCAAAGTTAATGAGAAAGGATGaacaagaattattaattcatcagtattcttgtttcatggtatcagagctaggtTACTagtcagttttttttttttttctggagaATTGCTAAATATGACCTCAGAGGTGTCTTCCACCACAGCAGATCAAGCATCTGCAGGATCCATAACCGGATCCTCATCTACACCGTCTTTTGACAGCCACTCTCTGCAAATTACACAGCACAGGCTTAATGGACTGAATTTTCGAGAATGGTTTCAATCCGTTATTCTTGTCATCAGGGGTAGAGGGAAGGTTGGCTACTTGACAGGGGCAATGACACCTCCTTCGGACACAGCACCAACTTATAGCACTAGGGAAGCAGAAAATTCGCTTGTCATGGCTTGGCTCATTAATTCTATGGAGCCAAGTATTGGACGAACTTATCTGTTTTACAAGACAGCAAAGGAGATTTGGGAGGCAGTCCAAGAAATTTATTCTGATCTTGAAAACACATCTCAATGTTTTGAGATTCGATCAAAGATTCGCAACACCAGACAAGGAAATCTCACGATCACTGAATATTACAATTCCTTAATGGAGTTGTGTCAGGAAATTGATCTTTTTTATGAGATGGGATGGTCCTGTACTACTGATGcagaaaaatataagaaaatgcTTGAGAAAGAGcgtatttttgattttttgcaGGGATTGAATCTGGATTTGGATGAAGTACGTGGAAGACTGCTCGGGATGAAACCTTTTCCAACCCTTCGAGAATCGTTTGCTGAGGTAAGGAGAGAAGAAAGTAGGAAGCGTGTGCTCCTTCCTTAGAAGCACGAGGCTCGGCTCTTGTagcaaacaaacaagatgATGGTCATGTATCTCAGTTGAGGGACAGGATCTGGTGTGATTATTGTAAGAAGCCCTATCACACTCGTGAAACTTGTTGGGACTTACATGGCAAGCCACCTGATTGGAAACCGAAGAAGCAACGCAAGCAAACCAAATCAGCCAATATAGTGGAATCAGATTCAAGCAAAGTTGCTAGATTTAACTTCTCAACAGAGCAAGTGGAGATTCAACAGCAACTTCTCAATCAAACTAAGGTGTCAACGGGATCTGAGAGTCAAAACTCAAAGATTCCTACTGCAGCTATAGCACAAACAGGTAAAATAAGTCAAACTTTCCTGTCAAAGTCACAGCCAGCAGGCTATTGGATTGTAGATACAGGGGCCTCTGAACATATGATTGGGTCAATGAATGTCCTTGAGGATTATGACAAGTGCAATAGCAGGATAATGTGTGGGTTGCGGATGGAAAAATGTCACCTGTAGTTGAGAAGG
This window contains:
- the LOC102613336 gene encoding uncharacterized protein LOC102613336; amino-acid sequence: MRRSVETERGEMESTLKKYFGYSVFRPYQKDVIQRIIEKRDCLVVMATGSGKSLCYQLPPLVTGKTALVVSPLISLMQDQVMSLKQRGINAEFLGSAQTDSSVQTKAETGYFQLLFMTPEKACIIPISFWSKLLKAGVCLFAVDEAHCISEWGHDFRLEYKQLDKLRTFLLGVPFVALTATATEKVRIDIINSLKLKNPYVTIASFDRKNLFYGVKVINRGQSFVDELVQEILKSVAGAGSIIVYCMTIKDVEEISKALKQLGVKAGTYHGQMGSKAREEAHRLFIRDEIRVMVATMAFGMGIDKPDVRHVIHYGCPKTLESYYQESGRCGRDGIASVCWLYYARSNFAKGDFYCGESQTENQRTAIMESLLAAQRYCLLTTCRRKFLLNHFGETYSAETCGNCDNCMVSNRERDMSRESYLLMTSIQACGGYWGLNMPIDVLRGSRSKKVVDAQFDKLLLHGLGKDHSSNWWKTLAYQLISYGYLTETIKDVYRTVSVSQQGKQYLGSARPDHQPPLLLTFNGEMVDAEEHETISSNVGDLKSSATLENEGFSEADMQLYHMLLEERKKLARVTGTAPYALCGDQTIKKIALARPSTKARLANIDGVNQHLVITHGDHLLQTIRHLSQKLNLSLDGKVGEHTAFTRKLHVVVNTRTKLTPAKCEAWKMWHEDGLSIQKIANYPGRSAPIKEQTVVDYLLEAVSEGFDINWTRLCDEVGLTDEIFSAIQEAISKVGCKDKLKPIKNELPDDITYAHIKACLVMENCGISPEVIPPSQKKGNTDELPSKASETWHAEEPHEVEECGKSMVTFGCAYNNKEMTSLPVTKAEVQELSVGCGDDELCSHKRQRVDCPDGGFTVLEATASSVLNLLQKHDEGLPLFDILEHFNGSKSEAVIDLLSCLERDFMIFKKNNFYWLM